In Candidatus Paceibacterota bacterium, one genomic interval encodes:
- a CDS encoding CusA/CzcA family heavy metal efflux RND transporter, whose amino-acid sequence MLHRLIDASLRQRPFLLLVAAVSCGIGLWSAYHLPIDAVPDITSPQVQVNTEVLALAPEETEKAVTVPLEMELSGIQGVEEMRSLTKFGLSQVTLVFRDGMDIYRARQLVAERLQAVADRLPPGLTPKLAPISTGLGEIYYYTVAWRADATNRPADRLEQLRELRELHEFTIKPMLRTTPGLAEINASGGHEKQLVIQPRPRDLERAGLTFDDLAMVVGENVENTGGGVINSGDNQLTVRTVGRVRNVEEIAGLPVKFAGDVKPLLVGDVADVAIGSRFRTGAATENGEETILGTAMMLAGENSRIVARRFGERLREVASRLLPGVEIRTQYDRSDLVDRTVATVKNNLFEGAILVVVVLLLMLGNWRAALIVSAAIPLSFLFALTGMVRLGVSGNLMSLGAVDFGLIIDGAVVMVENIVRRLGERQKELGRVLSPAERLETVGAASKQVANPMFFGVLIITIVYVPLLALTGVEGKMFHPMAITVMLALGGALVLALTLMPVLCSYLLGGKVSEADNPLVRLMKRLYAPSLRLVLAQPWLIAVSTVIWTTLSVLAFLKLGAEFVPKLDEGSHTVMVYRTNSMNLDASLAMEMATERLLLKIPEVERVFCRLGTSEVATDPMPPSQNDLYIFYKPREQWRQADGQPITKSALAALIEQEITRELPDQSFLFAQPIEMRFNELLEGVRSDLALKIIGTDYDLMEKLAAQAKTILDQVPGAGEVEFEAQGRAPVLEIILNREALRRYNLHAADVNRTIGTALAGQTVGLIYDGNRRHEIVVRLAGNLRERLEEIRALPVRVGEHGLVPLEKLAEFRSVASVDPIVHEEGHRRVALMINLRGRDVEGFVNDAEARIRAQIRFPEGYTYEFGGQFKNLQEARLRLLIVVPAALVMIFLLIFVAFGSLRQAFLIYTGIPLAITGGVLALYVRGMPFSITAAVGFIALSGVAVLNGVVMISYFNELRAQGHRIYQAVFEGALTRLRPVLMTAFVASLGFVPMALATGPGAEVQRPLATVVIGGILSSTFLTLVLLPVLYVWFERERCAAPN is encoded by the coding sequence ATGCTGCACCGTCTCATTGATGCCTCGCTGCGGCAGCGGCCGTTTCTGCTGCTGGTGGCGGCGGTGTCCTGCGGCATCGGCCTCTGGTCGGCCTATCACCTGCCGATTGACGCGGTGCCCGACATCACCAGCCCCCAGGTGCAGGTCAACACCGAGGTGCTCGCGCTCGCGCCCGAGGAAACCGAGAAGGCCGTCACTGTGCCCCTCGAGATGGAGCTGTCCGGCATTCAAGGGGTCGAAGAGATGCGCTCCCTGACCAAGTTCGGCCTCTCGCAGGTCACGCTCGTCTTCCGGGATGGCATGGACATCTACCGCGCGCGGCAACTGGTCGCCGAGCGGCTGCAGGCGGTCGCCGACCGCTTGCCGCCGGGCCTCACCCCCAAGCTCGCCCCGATCAGCACCGGCCTGGGGGAGATTTACTACTACACGGTGGCGTGGCGCGCCGATGCCACCAACCGGCCGGCCGACCGCCTCGAACAGTTGCGCGAGCTGCGCGAGCTGCACGAGTTCACCATCAAGCCCATGCTGCGCACCACCCCGGGCCTCGCCGAAATCAACGCCAGCGGCGGCCACGAAAAGCAGCTTGTGATCCAGCCGCGCCCGCGCGACCTGGAACGCGCGGGCTTGACGTTCGACGACCTGGCGATGGTCGTGGGCGAGAACGTCGAAAACACCGGGGGTGGCGTCATTAACAGCGGCGACAACCAGCTTACCGTTCGGACGGTAGGCCGCGTGCGCAACGTCGAGGAGATCGCCGGCCTGCCAGTCAAGTTTGCCGGCGACGTCAAACCGCTGCTGGTCGGGGACGTCGCCGACGTCGCCATCGGCTCCCGTTTCCGCACCGGGGCGGCGACCGAGAACGGCGAGGAAACCATCCTCGGCACAGCCATGATGCTGGCCGGCGAAAACAGCCGCATCGTCGCAAGACGCTTCGGCGAACGCCTCCGCGAAGTCGCTTCCCGTCTGCTCCCCGGCGTCGAAATCCGCACACAATACGATCGCTCTGACCTAGTGGACCGCACCGTGGCCACTGTGAAGAACAACCTCTTCGAAGGCGCCATCCTCGTGGTGGTGGTCTTGCTGCTGATGTTGGGGAACTGGCGCGCGGCGCTGATCGTGTCGGCAGCGATTCCCCTGTCGTTCCTGTTCGCCCTCACGGGCATGGTGAGGCTCGGCGTCTCAGGCAACCTGATGAGCCTGGGGGCGGTGGACTTCGGCCTTATCATAGACGGCGCCGTGGTGATGGTGGAGAACATCGTCCGGCGGTTGGGCGAGCGGCAGAAGGAACTGGGCCGGGTGCTGAGCCCGGCCGAGCGTTTGGAGACGGTCGGCGCCGCGAGCAAACAAGTCGCCAACCCGATGTTTTTTGGCGTGCTCATCATCACGATTGTCTATGTGCCGCTACTGGCCCTGACCGGCGTCGAGGGCAAGATGTTCCATCCTATGGCGATCACCGTGATGCTGGCGCTGGGAGGCGCGCTGGTGCTGGCGCTGACGCTGATGCCCGTGCTCTGCTCCTACCTGTTAGGCGGCAAAGTGAGCGAAGCCGACAACCCACTGGTGCGCCTGATGAAGCGCCTCTACGCGCCCTCCCTGCGGCTGGTCCTTGCCCAGCCTTGGCTCATCGCGGTGAGCACGGTGATCTGGACCACGCTCTCGGTGCTGGCGTTTCTGAAGCTCGGGGCGGAATTCGTGCCCAAGCTCGACGAGGGCTCGCACACGGTCATGGTTTATCGCACCAACAGCATGAACCTCGATGCTTCGCTGGCAATGGAGATGGCGACCGAGCGGCTGCTGCTGAAAATTCCGGAAGTGGAACGGGTCTTCTGCCGCCTGGGAACGAGCGAGGTTGCCACTGACCCGATGCCCCCCAGCCAGAATGACCTTTATATATTCTACAAACCGCGCGAGCAGTGGCGCCAGGCGGACGGCCAGCCCATCACCAAGTCCGCCCTGGCCGCGCTCATTGAGCAAGAAATCACCAGGGAATTACCCGATCAGAGTTTCCTCTTCGCGCAGCCCATCGAAATGCGTTTCAACGAACTGCTTGAGGGCGTCCGATCCGACCTGGCCCTCAAGATCATCGGCACGGATTACGACCTGATGGAGAAGCTGGCGGCGCAGGCCAAAACGATTCTGGACCAGGTGCCGGGCGCGGGGGAGGTCGAGTTCGAGGCGCAGGGCCGCGCGCCGGTGCTGGAGATCATCCTCAACCGCGAGGCGTTGCGGCGCTACAATCTGCATGCGGCCGACGTGAACCGAACCATCGGCACGGCCCTGGCCGGACAGACCGTCGGCCTGATCTACGATGGCAACCGGCGGCACGAAATCGTCGTTCGGCTGGCAGGCAACCTGCGCGAGCGCCTCGAAGAAATCCGCGCTCTGCCCGTGCGGGTCGGCGAGCATGGGCTGGTGCCATTGGAAAAGCTGGCGGAGTTCCGGAGCGTCGCCAGCGTGGACCCGATCGTGCACGAAGAAGGGCACCGGCGCGTGGCGCTGATGATCAATCTGCGCGGCCGCGATGTGGAGGGTTTTGTGAACGACGCCGAAGCGCGGATCCGGGCTCAGATTCGGTTTCCCGAGGGCTACACCTACGAGTTTGGGGGGCAGTTCAAGAACCTGCAGGAGGCGCGCCTGCGGCTGCTGATCGTCGTGCCCGCGGCGCTGGTGATGATCTTCCTGCTCATTTTCGTGGCATTCGGCAGCCTGCGGCAGGCATTCCTGATTTACACGGGCATTCCGCTGGCGATCACCGGAGGCGTGCTGGCGCTGTATGTGCGCGGCATGCCGTTCAGCATCACCGCCGCGGTGGGCTTCATCGCGCTGAGCGGCGTCGCCGTGCTCAACGGCGTGGTGATGATCAGCTACTTCAACGAACTGCGCGCCCAGGGCCACCGCATTTACCAGGCGGTGTTCGAGGGCGCGCTCACGCGGCTGCGGCCGGTGTTGATGACGGCATTTGTGGCGAGCCTCGGGTTCGTGCCCATGGCCCTGGCGACCGGCCCTGGCGCCGAGGTGCAGCGCCCGCTGGCGACGGTCGTGATTGGCGGGATTCTCAGCTCGACCTTTCTGACACTGGTGTTACTGCCCGTGCTCTATGTCTGGTTCGAACGCGAACGATGCGCAGCGCCGAACTGA
- a CDS encoding FAD-dependent oxidoreductase: MKTELVTASRDISRITRHSRSRPATASRPAGILPVLLLLLAAVSLPAASLTLKSPVVLLEAEQFAAIGGWVVDQQFMDQMGSPYLLAHGLGEPVRDAQTTVRFPAAGKYRVWVRTRDWVAPWKVSGAPGRFKVLINGKPLATTFGTEGAAWHWQDGGTVKVGREAKVALHDLTGFEGRCDAILFCRDLGFKPPNESFALAAFRRQALGLPEAPEDGGSYDLVVVGGGIAGTCAALSAARQGLKVALLQDRPVLGGNNSSEVRVWLGGGINLPPYPRIGDIVAELEPSKRAHYGEGNTAELYEDDRRLALVRSEPNINLLLEQRVNAVEAVDGVIRAVVAQHIRTARRVRLAARWIADCTGDGAVGALAGADSDTTLSGHMGPSNLWHVKDTGQPEPFPKCVCDDTNALNMTFAAGKDPAPFPRCPWAIDLRDKPFPGRQMPGGKEVKDPLRKLGAWYWESGFDRDPIADAEWIRDQNFRAMYGAWDTLKNVDKVFPNHKLNWAAFIAGKRESRRLLGDVILTGDDFRTNRFFPDASFPCTWSIDLHLPDPAFDKGHQGVEFISRASFGKYPTPYWAPYRCLYSRNVKNLFMAGRDISVTHEALGPVRVMRTCGTMGEIVGMAASLCKQHDCNPRAVYEQHLDKLKQLMERGAGREAAKALP; the protein is encoded by the coding sequence ATGAAGACCGAGCTTGTCACCGCCTCCCGGGACATTTCACGCATCACCAGGCACTCGAGATCGCGGCCGGCCACCGCCTCCAGGCCGGCGGGCATCCTGCCGGTCCTCCTGCTGCTGCTTGCCGCTGTCAGCCTGCCCGCCGCCAGCCTGACCTTAAAATCCCCGGTCGTTTTGCTCGAAGCCGAGCAGTTCGCGGCAATCGGCGGCTGGGTCGTGGACCAACAGTTCATGGACCAAATGGGCTCGCCCTATCTCCTCGCCCACGGTTTGGGCGAGCCGGTCCGCGACGCGCAGACCACCGTCCGGTTCCCCGCCGCCGGCAAATACCGCGTCTGGGTCCGCACGCGCGATTGGGTGGCGCCATGGAAGGTCTCCGGAGCGCCGGGCCGGTTCAAGGTGCTGATCAATGGCAAGCCGCTGGCCACCACGTTTGGCACCGAAGGCGCGGCGTGGCATTGGCAGGATGGCGGCACAGTGAAGGTCGGCCGCGAGGCCAAGGTCGCACTGCACGATTTGACCGGCTTTGAAGGTCGCTGCGACGCCATTCTATTCTGCCGCGACCTCGGCTTCAAGCCACCCAACGAATCGTTTGCCCTCGCAGCCTTCCGCCGCCAGGCCCTCGGGCTGCCCGAAGCACCGGAAGACGGCGGGAGCTACGACCTGGTAGTGGTCGGCGGCGGCATTGCCGGCACTTGCGCGGCTTTGTCCGCCGCGCGCCAGGGGCTCAAGGTCGCCTTACTGCAAGACCGCCCCGTGCTGGGCGGCAACAACAGCTCCGAGGTTCGCGTCTGGCTCGGCGGCGGCATCAACCTGCCACCATACCCGCGCATCGGCGACATTGTCGCCGAACTCGAGCCCAGCAAACGCGCGCACTACGGTGAGGGGAACACCGCCGAGCTCTACGAAGACGATCGCCGCCTGGCGCTGGTCCGCAGCGAGCCGAACATCAACCTGCTCCTCGAACAGCGGGTCAATGCCGTGGAGGCCGTGGACGGCGTGATTCGGGCCGTCGTGGCGCAGCATATCCGCACTGCCCGGCGCGTACGCCTGGCCGCCCGCTGGATTGCGGACTGCACCGGCGACGGCGCGGTCGGAGCCCTGGCCGGGGCGGATTCCGACACCACGCTCTCGGGGCACATGGGCCCCAGCAACCTGTGGCACGTCAAAGATACGGGCCAGCCCGAGCCTTTCCCCAAGTGCGTGTGCGACGACACCAACGCGCTGAACATGACCTTTGCCGCCGGCAAGGACCCCGCCCCCTTCCCGCGTTGCCCGTGGGCGATTGATCTGCGCGACAAACCCTTCCCCGGGCGGCAAATGCCCGGCGGCAAGGAAGTCAAAGACCCGCTGCGCAAGCTGGGCGCGTGGTACTGGGAGAGCGGCTTCGACCGCGACCCCATCGCCGACGCCGAGTGGATTCGCGACCAGAACTTTCGCGCCATGTACGGCGCCTGGGACACCCTCAAGAACGTGGACAAGGTCTTCCCCAACCACAAGCTCAACTGGGCCGCCTTCATCGCCGGCAAGCGCGAGTCCCGGCGCCTGCTGGGCGACGTCATCCTCACCGGGGACGATTTCCGCACCAACCGCTTCTTTCCCGACGCCTCCTTCCCCTGCACCTGGTCCATTGACCTGCACCTGCCCGATCCCGCCTTTGACAAAGGACACCAAGGCGTGGAGTTCATCTCCAGGGCCTCCTTCGGCAAATACCCGACTCCCTACTGGGCCCCTTACCGCTGCCTTTACAGCCGCAACGTGAAAAACCTCTTCATGGCCGGCCGCGACATCAGCGTCACCCACGAAGCCCTCGGCCCTGTCCGCGTCATGCGCACCTGCGGCACCATGGGCGAAATTGTCGGCATGGCCGCCTCCCTCTGCAAACAGCACGACTGCAACCCTCGCGCTGTCTATGAGCAACACCTCGACAAGCTCAAACAGCTCATGGAGCGCGGCGCAGGCCGGGAAGCTGCTAAAGCTCTGCCCTGA
- a CDS encoding arylsulfatase, translating into MVILADDQGWGDLSVNGNSNLATPRIDSLAKDGALFERFYVSPVCSPTRAEFLTGRYHPRSGVRGVSTGGERINLDEKTIGDTFKAAGYATGAFGKWHNGTQYPYHPNARGFDEYYGFTSGHWGIYFDPPLDHNGKPVQGKGFIIDDLTDHALKFIAENRKRPFFCYLPFNTPHSPMQVPDRFYRKFADAELKLRARNPRQEDIAHTRAALAMCENIDWNVGRILDRLEELRLADRTIVLYFSDNGPNGWRWNGGMKGRKASTDEGGVRVPFLVRWPGHIPANSRIPQIAGAVDLLPTLADLANIPVAGAKPLDGVSLKPLLSGGAGDWPDRMVFSHWNGRVSVRTQRYRLDDNNQLFDMQADPGQDHDISAAEPEVSSRLSTARSEWMADLLSGFKDHHRPFTVGYPQFPGSQLPARDGVPHGNVQRSANAPNCSYFKNWTGTNDSITWDVEVATTGKYEAVIYYTCPGADIGSLIELNFPGSRVQGKVSPANDPPLSGAGHDRVPRQGESYVKDFKPLRLGTVELKQGRGLMTLRALSVPGKQVMDVRSVVLTLLN; encoded by the coding sequence GTGGTCATCCTCGCCGACGACCAGGGCTGGGGCGACCTGAGCGTGAACGGCAACTCCAACCTTGCCACGCCCAGGATTGATTCGCTGGCCAAAGACGGCGCGCTGTTCGAGCGGTTCTACGTCAGCCCCGTCTGCTCGCCCACACGCGCCGAGTTTCTCACCGGTCGTTACCACCCGCGCAGCGGCGTGCGCGGGGTATCGACCGGCGGCGAGCGGATCAACCTCGACGAGAAGACCATCGGCGACACCTTCAAAGCCGCCGGCTATGCCACGGGCGCGTTCGGCAAGTGGCACAACGGAACGCAGTACCCGTATCATCCCAACGCCCGCGGGTTCGACGAATACTACGGGTTCACCTCCGGCCACTGGGGCATTTACTTTGACCCGCCGCTGGACCACAACGGCAAGCCGGTCCAGGGCAAAGGCTTCATCATAGACGATCTGACCGACCACGCGCTGAAGTTCATTGCGGAGAACCGGAAGCGCCCGTTCTTCTGCTACCTCCCGTTCAACACCCCCCACTCGCCGATGCAGGTGCCCGACCGCTTCTATCGCAAGTTCGCGGATGCCGAACTCAAGCTGCGCGCCCGCAACCCGCGGCAGGAGGATATCGCTCACACCCGCGCCGCGCTGGCTATGTGCGAGAACATCGACTGGAACGTGGGCCGCATCCTGGACCGGCTGGAGGAACTGAGGCTGGCCGACCGGACCATCGTGCTTTACTTCAGCGACAACGGCCCCAACGGTTGGCGCTGGAACGGTGGCATGAAAGGGCGCAAGGCCTCGACGGACGAGGGCGGCGTGCGCGTCCCGTTCCTGGTCCGCTGGCCCGGGCACATTCCGGCCAACTCGCGCATTCCCCAGATTGCTGGCGCCGTGGATCTGCTCCCCACTTTGGCTGACCTGGCGAACATCCCGGTGGCTGGCGCCAAACCCCTCGACGGCGTCAGCCTCAAGCCGCTGCTTTCGGGCGGGGCCGGCGATTGGCCGGACCGCATGGTCTTCTCCCACTGGAACGGCAGAGTCAGCGTGCGCACCCAGCGTTACCGGCTCGACGACAACAACCAGTTGTTCGACATGCAGGCCGACCCCGGCCAGGACCACGATATCTCCGCCGCCGAACCCGAGGTGAGTTCCCGCCTGTCCACAGCCCGCTCGGAATGGATGGCCGACCTATTGTCCGGTTTCAAGGACCACCACCGCCCCTTCACAGTCGGCTATCCTCAATTCCCCGGCAGCCAATTGCCCGCCCGCGACGGCGTGCCACATGGCAACGTCCAGCGCAGCGCGAACGCGCCAAACTGCTCCTACTTCAAGAACTGGACGGGCACCAACGACAGCATCACCTGGGATGTGGAAGTAGCCACGACCGGTAAATATGAAGCGGTCATCTACTACACCTGTCCCGGTGCGGACATTGGCTCGCTCATCGAACTGAACTTCCCGGGGAGCCGCGTGCAGGGGAAAGTATCACCGGCAAATGACCCTCCCCTGAGCGGTGCCGGGCACGACCGCGTTCCCCGCCAGGGCGAATCCTATGTGAAGGACTTCAAACCGCTGCGTCTGGGCACCGTCGAGCTGAAACAAGGCCGCGGCTTGATGACCCTGCGTGCCTTGTCCGTCCCCGGCAAGCAGGTCATGGACGTGCGCTCGGTAGTGCTGACCCTGCTCAATTAG
- a CDS encoding arylsulfatase, whose product MKVFRLVSVVLVAGFALLSVASFAADVRPNVLFFLADDLGYADVGFTGSKEIKTPHLDTLAAAGARLEQFYVQPLCSPTRAALMTGRYPMRYGMQVGVIKPWEHRGLSLEERLLPKVLQDAGYTTAIVGKWHLGCYERAYLPTSRGFVHQYGHYCGALDYFTHVRDDGFDWHRDDRVCRDEGYSTHLIAREAQRLLREQPADKPFFLYVPFNAVHSPHQVPEKYCAPYASFPEPRRTYAGMVAAMDEAIGQVLATLDARGFRTNTLIFFSSDNGGPAPGRVTSNGPLRSGKGTVYEGGTRVCACVAWTGRIKAGAAISQPLHMVDWYPTLLKLAGASLEQKLPLDGRDILGVLTQGKPSPHDQILLNTTPRGGAIRVGDWKLIVNGVVGVGEEDVSPPPAKRKKAARKDQPRGVELFNLAQDPSEQRNLAAEQPDKVKELRARYDALARQAVAPGNQPQTADYKAPRIWGEKD is encoded by the coding sequence ATGAAAGTGTTCCGCCTTGTCTCCGTCGTTCTGGTGGCTGGTTTCGCCCTCCTCTCCGTTGCCTCCTTCGCGGCGGATGTCCGACCCAACGTGCTCTTCTTCCTCGCCGATGACCTCGGCTACGCCGACGTCGGGTTCACCGGCAGCAAGGAGATCAAGACGCCCCACCTTGATACGCTCGCCGCCGCCGGCGCGCGCCTGGAACAGTTTTACGTGCAGCCGCTTTGTTCGCCCACCCGCGCGGCGCTGATGACGGGGCGTTATCCCATGCGTTACGGCATGCAGGTCGGCGTCATCAAGCCCTGGGAGCACCGCGGCTTGTCCCTGGAGGAGAGGCTGTTGCCGAAGGTCCTCCAAGACGCAGGCTACACCACCGCCATTGTCGGCAAGTGGCATTTGGGCTGTTACGAACGGGCTTACCTGCCGACCTCACGCGGCTTTGTCCATCAATATGGCCATTACTGCGGCGCGCTGGATTACTTCACGCACGTGCGCGACGACGGCTTCGACTGGCACCGCGACGACCGCGTCTGCCGCGACGAAGGCTACAGCACCCATCTGATTGCCCGCGAAGCCCAGCGCCTCCTGCGCGAACAACCGGCCGACAAACCGTTCTTCCTTTACGTTCCTTTCAACGCGGTGCATTCACCCCACCAGGTGCCGGAGAAATACTGCGCGCCGTACGCCAGTTTCCCCGAACCGCGCCGCACCTACGCGGGCATGGTGGCCGCGATGGACGAGGCTATCGGCCAGGTCCTGGCCACGCTCGATGCCCGCGGCTTTCGCACCAACACGCTGATCTTCTTCTCCAGCGACAACGGCGGACCCGCCCCGGGCCGCGTCACCAGCAACGGCCCGCTCCGCTCCGGCAAAGGCACCGTGTACGAGGGCGGCACACGCGTCTGCGCCTGCGTCGCCTGGACGGGGCGCATCAAGGCGGGCGCCGCGATCTCCCAGCCGCTGCACATGGTGGACTGGTATCCCACGCTGCTGAAGCTGGCCGGCGCCTCGCTCGAACAAAAGCTCCCGCTCGATGGCCGCGACATCCTGGGCGTGCTCACCCAGGGCAAGCCTTCCCCCCACGACCAAATCCTGCTCAACACCACGCCGCGAGGCGGTGCCATCCGCGTCGGCGATTGGAAGCTGATCGTCAATGGCGTGGTCGGCGTTGGCGAGGAAGACGTAAGTCCCCCACCGGCCAAACGCAAGAAGGCCGCCCGGAAAGACCAGCCGCGCGGCGTGGAGCTGTTCAATTTGGCGCAGGATCCCTCCGAGCAACGCAACCTTGCCGCCGAGCAACCGGACAAGGTGAAGGAACTCCGCGCCCGCTATGACGCACTCGCCAGGCAGGCCGTCGCGCCTGGCAACCAACCCCAAACCGCCGACTACAAGGCGCCCAGGATTTGGGGTGAAAAGGATTAA
- a CDS encoding TolC family protein, whose translation MTTSRTHLNGRCITFWSLVFLGCCMTPGSGAGAPAASNGAANTLSVDAVVEAVVRHNPELEFYHAEIAAAKAGRRTAAQWQNPEVSADLGGKRVWDRGGHALGDGAAWSVSVGQAFEYPGRIALRKAIANGQVELADLGLAQFQASLAARARTKAQLALAAQQKADAVHEVAQRFRSLLDVLVQRDPAGVTPLLDQRIIEATSVTLQRRAAQAGREVQGALLELNQLRGSPAGAPLRLTGSLEVPTNAPSLPVLLEAAATNSFDLRMRQAELAQQGFRVQLARNERYPTVTLTPFFASERANDEQQIVGLGVSVPVPLWTRNQGNIDAARAREQQAEASLRATQRDVERRVADHALALSTHLVEMAQWRPDAQAQFREAAELADRHFRLGAVPVTTYVEMQLKYLDALEALLATRHEALDQRQQLEVLVGRSLDSLVAR comes from the coding sequence ATGACAACCTCGAGAACACACTTGAACGGCAGGTGCATCACATTCTGGTCATTGGTTTTCCTGGGCTGCTGCATGACGCCGGGCTCCGGGGCGGGGGCTCCGGCCGCCTCCAACGGGGCCGCGAACACGCTATCGGTGGACGCGGTCGTGGAGGCGGTCGTGCGGCACAATCCCGAGTTGGAGTTCTACCACGCGGAAATTGCCGCGGCCAAAGCGGGCCGCCGGACGGCGGCGCAGTGGCAGAACCCGGAGGTGTCGGCCGACCTTGGCGGCAAGCGTGTCTGGGATCGCGGCGGTCACGCATTGGGCGACGGGGCGGCGTGGTCAGTGTCCGTGGGGCAAGCCTTCGAATACCCGGGGCGCATTGCCTTGCGGAAGGCGATTGCCAACGGGCAGGTGGAACTCGCCGACCTCGGACTGGCGCAGTTTCAGGCGTCGCTGGCGGCGCGGGCGCGGACCAAAGCCCAGTTGGCACTGGCGGCGCAGCAGAAAGCCGACGCGGTGCACGAGGTGGCGCAGCGGTTCCGTTCATTGCTCGACGTGCTGGTGCAGCGCGACCCGGCGGGGGTGACGCCGCTGCTTGACCAGCGGATCATCGAGGCGACTTCCGTCACCCTGCAGCGCCGCGCAGCGCAGGCCGGGCGCGAGGTCCAGGGGGCGTTGCTGGAGCTGAACCAGTTGCGAGGCTCTCCGGCAGGAGCGCCGCTGCGGCTCACAGGCAGCTTGGAGGTGCCGACAAACGCGCCGTCGCTGCCGGTGCTGCTCGAGGCGGCAGCAACGAACAGTTTCGACTTGCGGATGCGCCAGGCCGAGCTGGCGCAGCAGGGATTCCGGGTGCAACTGGCCCGGAACGAGCGCTACCCAACGGTGACCCTCACGCCGTTTTTTGCTTCGGAACGGGCCAATGACGAGCAGCAGATCGTCGGCCTGGGTGTGAGCGTGCCGGTGCCCCTGTGGACCCGAAACCAGGGCAATATCGACGCGGCGCGGGCGCGCGAGCAGCAGGCGGAAGCCTCCCTGCGCGCTACCCAGCGGGACGTCGAGCGGCGGGTGGCTGACCATGCGCTGGCGCTCAGCACCCACCTCGTGGAGATGGCTCAGTGGCGCCCCGACGCGCAAGCCCAATTCCGCGAAGCCGCCGAGCTGGCCGACCGGCATTTCCGGCTCGGCGCCGTGCCGGTGACGACCTACGTCGAAATGCAACTGAAATACCTGGACGCGCTGGAGGCCCTGCTGGCGACCCGCCACGAGGCTCTTGATCAGCGGCAGCAGTTGGAGGTTCTCGTCGGGAGATCGCTCGATTCCCTGGTCGCGCGCTGA